Proteins encoded in a region of the Saccharothrix ecbatanensis genome:
- a CDS encoding response regulator transcription factor, with product MTCTVLIADDDRAIRESLVRALELEGYAVVDVDDGVKAVTRVRRQKFDVLVLDVLMPELDGLGVVRLLRAEGDRVPVLMLTARVETSDRVAGLDAGADDYLPKPFELDELLARLRALLRRAVPTEDTGDRALSVGALRLDPASRRAWWASTELNLSKTEFDLLELLMRNEGVVLDHATIYDRIWGFDFGGDSKNLAVYVGYLRRKLVAAGASSVIHTVRGVGYTVRHP from the coding sequence ATGACATGCACCGTGTTGATCGCCGATGACGACCGTGCGATTCGTGAGTCGCTCGTTCGCGCGCTGGAGCTGGAGGGCTATGCCGTCGTGGACGTCGACGACGGCGTGAAGGCGGTGACCCGAGTCCGTCGGCAGAAGTTCGACGTCCTCGTGCTGGACGTGCTGATGCCCGAGCTCGACGGGCTCGGCGTCGTCCGGCTCCTGCGAGCGGAAGGTGACCGGGTGCCGGTGCTGATGCTCACGGCGAGGGTCGAGACCTCCGACCGGGTCGCCGGTCTCGACGCGGGCGCCGACGACTACCTGCCCAAGCCCTTCGAACTCGATGAACTCCTGGCGCGGCTGCGCGCCTTGCTGCGCAGGGCGGTCCCGACGGAGGACACCGGCGATCGTGCCCTGTCCGTCGGGGCGCTGCGGCTCGATCCGGCCAGTCGACGCGCGTGGTGGGCGTCGACCGAGCTGAACCTGAGCAAGACCGAGTTCGACCTGCTGGAGCTGCTCATGCGCAACGAGGGGGTCGTGCTCGACCACGCGACGATCTACGACCGGATCTGGGGCTTCGACTTCGGCGGGGACTCCAAGAACCTGGCGGTCTACGTCGGCTACCTGCGGCGCAAGCTGGTGGCGGCGGGCGCCTCGTCCGTGATCCACACGGTGC
- a CDS encoding MFS transporter, producing MDTTMSAHGPPGTPQHTRWNPRLVGQIAALLLANITADSVIVMPLLVLPQMLDHFDTGQAAWISSTAMLAGAMWAPLFGKSADIHGKRRMLTVALLVTCGGALVCLTAPTLWIFVLGRMLQGAAVAAVFLTVSIVRDLCAPRIAMPAVGAVTTCAGVVGISLTASVERLAAESGFRVVFVASAVFSVVAVTCIRAFVPESESRTPGRVDVAGTLLLGGGLVAVLGYISLGTDIGWLSAGALALLGVGVAALTRWYLVSSRVPESVIDIRNLGRPMVLTLLVVVLATGAGQSMDQLLSLIAQVSSDRGLGYGLDAQGSLALLFGLPAIGIMAGGLLSGWLAARTDPAVALAGGVLVGTAGALGMFIGASSFPAAISFAVLLNLSMGSLVASGFNMAGALTPPHRQGVIASMVAVTSAIGSVGVSFIGAAVLSATSDVVDGTTVNSATGVYSYIATAAGLFMVAAVLAILLLAQRRTEHPQRTNR from the coding sequence GTGGATACCACCATGAGCGCCCACGGCCCGCCGGGCACGCCACAACACACGCGGTGGAACCCACGGCTCGTCGGGCAGATCGCCGCGTTGCTCCTGGCGAACATCACGGCGGACTCGGTGATCGTGATGCCCCTGTTGGTCCTGCCGCAGATGCTCGACCACTTCGACACCGGCCAGGCGGCGTGGATCAGCTCCACCGCGATGCTCGCGGGTGCGATGTGGGCGCCGCTGTTCGGCAAGAGCGCCGACATCCACGGCAAACGCCGGATGCTGACGGTCGCGTTGCTCGTCACCTGCGGTGGCGCCTTGGTATGCCTCACCGCGCCCACCCTCTGGATCTTCGTGCTCGGGCGCATGCTCCAGGGGGCCGCCGTGGCGGCGGTGTTCCTGACCGTCTCGATCGTCCGCGACCTCTGCGCACCACGGATCGCGATGCCCGCGGTGGGAGCGGTGACCACCTGCGCGGGAGTCGTCGGGATCTCTTTGACCGCAAGCGTCGAACGGCTCGCGGCGGAGTCCGGGTTCCGGGTCGTGTTCGTGGCCTCGGCGGTGTTCTCGGTCGTCGCGGTGACCTGCATCCGCGCCTTCGTCCCGGAATCGGAGTCGAGGACGCCGGGACGGGTCGACGTCGCGGGAACGCTCCTGCTCGGCGGAGGCCTCGTCGCGGTGCTCGGCTACATCAGCCTCGGTACGGACATCGGCTGGCTCAGTGCCGGCGCGCTCGCGCTGCTGGGCGTCGGCGTCGCGGCGCTGACCCGGTGGTACCTGGTCTCCAGCCGGGTTCCCGAGTCGGTGATCGACATCAGGAACCTCGGCCGGCCGATGGTGCTCACACTGCTCGTGGTCGTGCTCGCCACCGGCGCGGGGCAGAGCATGGACCAGCTCCTCAGCCTCATCGCCCAGGTCTCCTCGGACCGGGGGCTCGGCTACGGGCTCGACGCCCAGGGCTCGCTCGCCCTGCTCTTCGGCTTGCCCGCCATCGGGATCATGGCGGGAGGACTGCTCTCGGGCTGGCTCGCGGCCCGCACCGACCCGGCCGTGGCTCTGGCCGGAGGCGTGCTGGTGGGCACCGCGGGAGCCCTCGGGATGTTCATCGGCGCGTCCTCGTTCCCGGCCGCCATCTCCTTCGCCGTCCTGCTGAACCTCAGCATGGGATCACTGGTGGCTTCCGGGTTCAACATGGCGGGAGCCCTCACACCACCACACCGCCAAGGCGTGATCGCGAGCATGGTCGCGGTCACGAGCGCGATCGGCTCGGTGGGGGTCAGCTTCATCGGCGCGGCAGTCCTGTCCGCCACGAGCGACGT